Proteins from one Nicotiana tabacum cultivar K326 chromosome 23, ASM71507v2, whole genome shotgun sequence genomic window:
- the LOC107805111 gene encoding uncharacterized protein LOC107805111, which translates to MKRAAYYSAVPQMQDLWPIKKALTLSDVDITHPFLTLSRQQVENHIVLHMTTQQQEHLRAQGQVDFNARDDDTGEMYVMKLKWRGSYYNLIGKWGRVVRGKGLDVGQEIKVRWENGCLHFSVPQQQIVAVPPIRMVAAPVVQDHWPIKKILTLSDVDTNHPFLPLPRRLVEDHILVHWTAQQQEQLRKEEPVNVNARDYDTGEGYIMKFKWRGNYYNLIGKWGTIIRQKGLGVGKEIRLRWANECLFFSVPQERYVATASGMDNWPIKKALTLSDVDTNHPFLTLPGKAVEDHILFYWSQQAREQLRNEHQININARDDDTGDPYLMKLRWRGSYYNLIGKWGKIIRGKKLQVGIEIRLRWENGCLFFSVPQL; encoded by the coding sequence ATGAAAAGAGCAGCGTACTATAGTGCTGTACCCCAAATGCAGGATCTTTGGCCTATCAAGAAGGCTCTCACATTGTCTGATGTAGATATCACTCATCCATTTCTCACTTTGTCTCGGCAACAAGTAGAGAACCACATTGTATTGCATATGACAACACAACAACAGGAGCATTTGAGAGCCCAAGGCCAAGTAGATTTTAATGCCCGGGATGATGATACAGGTGAGATGTATGTGATGAAGTTGAAATGGCGGGGAAGCTACTACAATCTTATTGGTAAGTGGGGCAGAGTCGTGCGGGGGAAAGGACTTGATGTTGGGCAAGAGATTAAAGTACGTTGGGAAAATGGGTGCTTACACTTCTCAGTCCCACAACAGCAGATTGTTGCAGTCCCACCAATTCGGATGGTGGCAGCACCTGTGGTGCAGGACCACTGGCCCATTAAGAAGATCTTGACACTCTCTGATGTGGACACCAATCATCCATTTCTCCCTCTGCCCCGTCGGTTAGTTGAGGATCATATTCTTGTGCATTGGACAGCTCAGCAACAAGAACAACTGAGAAAGGAGGAGCCTGTGAATGTAAATGCCCGAGATTATGATACTGGCGAAGGTTATATAATGAAATTTAAGTGGAGGGGGAATTACTATAACCTTATTGGGAAATGGGGAACAATAATTCGGCAGAAGGGACTTGGTGTTGGGAAAGAGATCAGGTTGCGCTGGGCAAATGAATGCTTGTTCTTCTCAGTTCCCCAAGAGCGGTATGTTGCCACGGCTTCGGGGATGGATAATTGGCCTATTAAGAAGGCACTTACATTGTCTGATGTCGATACCAATCATCCATTTCTTACTTTGCCCGGCAAAGCTGTTGAAGATCATATTCTGTTTTACTGGTCACAGCAAGCCCGAGAACAACTGAGAAATGAACATCAGATAAATATTAATGCTCGAGATGATGACACTGGAGATCCTTATTTGATGAAGTTAAGATGGCGGGGAAGTTACTATAATCTCATTGGAAAATGGGGAAAAATCATTAGAGGGAAAAAACTCCAGGTTGGTATAGAGATCAGACTACGCTGGGAAAATGGATGCTTATTCTTCTCAGTTCCTCAATTGTAG
- the LOC107805112 gene encoding IQ domain-containing protein IQM1 — translation MGLSLSILLSAWNEILRHSYLIFPDTMGRSIVRSVSIERKNGELSLRKLSFKEKDAKNVRMSDYSEESPKYEKQKLKTCTPLNSLVIDNGKMDSVPRLSIPEPFVFSSPRPVTELDAAATKLQTVYKSYRTRRNLADCAVVVEELWWKALDSAALKQSSISFFDVNKHEAAVSRWSRARTRAAKVGKGLLKDEKAQKLALQHWLEAIDPRHRYGHNLHFYYDVWSNSKSTQPFFYWLDVGDGKEVNLERCQRVDLQRQCIKYLGPKEREAYEVIVEDGKLVYKQSGTLLNTTEGSKWIFVLSTSRTLYVGKKKKGVFQHSSFLSGGATTAAGRLVAQDGILEAIWPYSGHYLPTEDNFKEFISFLEEHHVDLANVKRCAIDDDRPSSNKDMEKTLSQTCDADIAKDDSPGSDMAKTTAHQENFGPTGEDHTEAPVIDLTKRLSCKWTSGVGPRIGCVRDYPIDLQSQALEKVNLSPRVTLSQPKNCYPIPSPRPSPKIRVSPRLAYMGLPSPRVSVTSST, via the exons ATGGGACTCTCTCTTTCAATACTCTTATCAGCATGGAATGAAATTCTAAGGCATAGTTATCTTATTTTTCCGGACACAATGGGAAGATCTATTGTCAGATCAGTAAGCATTGAGAGGAAAAATGGAGAACTATCTTTGAGAAAACTCAGTTTCAAAGAAAAAGATGCTAAGAATGTTAGGATGTCTGATTACTCAGAAGAAAGTCCAAAATATGAGAAACAAAAGCTTAAAACTTGTACTCCACTTAATAGTTTGGTAATTGACAATGGAAAAATGGATTCAGTACCAAGACTCTCAATTCCAGAACCCTTTGTGTTCTCTTCTCCGCGACCTGTTACTGAGCTTGACGCTGCTGCGACTAAGCTCCAGACGGTGTACAAGAGTTATAGGACAAGAAGGAACCTTGCTGATTGTGCTGTAGTTGTTGAAGAGCTCTG GTGGAAGGCATTGGATTCTGCAGCTTTAAAACAAAGCTCTATATCGTTTTTTGATGTCAATAAACATGAAGCTGCGGTGTCACGTTGGTCACGCGCCAGAACACGAGCTGCTAAG gtaggcaaaggtttattgaagGATGAAAAGGCTCAAAAACTGGCTCTACAACATTGGCTGGAAGCT ATTGACCCACGTCATCGTTATGGGCATAACTTACACTTCTACTATGATGTATGGTCCAACAGCAAAAGCACCCAACCTTTCTTCTATTG GTTGGATGTGGGTGATGGCAAAGAAGTAAATCTTGAGCGTTGTCAAAGAGTTGATTTGCAACGTCAATGCATCAAGTATTTAGGACCT AAAGAAAGGGAAGCCTATGAAGTAATTGTGGAGGATGGCAAGTTAGTTTATAAGCAAAGTGGGACGCTCTTGAATACAACAGAAGGATCGAAGTGGATTTTCGTTCTTAGCACTTCAAGAACTCTTTATGtgggaaagaaaaagaagggTGTTTTCCAACACTCTAGTTTTCTATCCGGTGGTGCTACGACAGCAGCTGGTAGATTGGTTGCTCAGGACGGGATTCTTGAG GCAATATGGCCATACAGTGGTCACTATCTTCCTACAGAAGATAATTTCAAGGAATTCATCAGTTTCCTTGAGGAGCACCATGTTGATTTGGCTAACGTTAAG AGATGTGCAATAGATGATGATAGACCTTCATCTAACAAAGACATGGAGAAAACTTTATCACAAACTTGTGATGCAGATATAGCTAAGGACGATAGCCCGGGCAGTGATATGGCGAAAACAACTGCTCATCAAGAAAATTTTGGGCCTACCGGCGAAGACCACACAGAGGCACCAGTTATTGACTTGACCAAGCGTTTATCTTGTAAGTGGACAAGTGGAGTTGGTCCCCGCATTGGCTGTGTGAGAGACTATCCCATTGATCTTCAATCTCAGGCCCTTGAGAAAGTTAATCTTTCTCCAAGGGTTACATTGTCTCAGCCCAAGAATTGTTATCCAATCCCTTCACCACGACCGAGCCCAAAAATTCGTGTCTCGCCTAGGCTTGCATACATGGGACTTCCAAGCCCAAGGGTTTCTGTTACTAGTAGTACTTAG
- the LOC107805110 gene encoding elongation factor 2, with amino-acid sequence MVKFTAEELRNIMDYKHNIRNMSVIAHVDHGKSTLTDSLVAAAGIIAQEVAGDVRMTDTRADEAERGITIKSTGISLYYQMTDESLKNFKGERNGNEYLINLIDSPGHVDFSSEVTAALRITDGALVVVDCVEGVCVQTETVLRQALGERIRPVLTVNKMDRCFLELQVDGEEAYQTFSRVIENANVIMATYEDPLLGDVQVYPEKGTVAFSAGLHGWAFTLTNFAKMYASKFGVDESKMMERLWGENFFDPATKKWTTKNTGSATCKRGFVQFCYEPIKQIINTCMNDQKDKLWPMLQKLGVTMKSEEKELMGKALMKRVMQTWLPASTALLEMMIFHLPSPSTAQRYRVENLYEGPLDDQYANAIRNCDPEGPLMLYVSKMIPASDKGRFFAFGRVFAGKVCTGMKVRIMGPNYVPGEKKDLYVKNVQRTVIWMGKKQETVEDVPCGNTVAMVGLDQFITKNATLTNEKEVEAHPIRAMKFSVSPVVRVAVQCKLASDLPKLVEGLKRLAKSDPMVLCSIEESGEHIIAGAGELHLEICLKDLQDDFMGGAEIIVSDPVVSFRETVLEKSCRTVMSKSPNKHNRLYMEARPMEEGLAEAIDDGRIGPRDDPKVRSKILSEEFGWDKDLAKKIWCFGPETTGPNMVVDMCKGVQYLNEIKDSVVAGFQWASKEGALAEENMRGICFEVCDVVLHADAIHRGGGQVIPTARRVIYASQLTAKPRLLEPVYLVEIQAPEQALGGIYGVLNQKRGHVFEEMQRPGTPLYNIKAYLPVIESFGFSGTLRAATSGQAFPQCVFDHWDMMSSDPLDAGTQAHQLVLDIRKRKGLKQAVTPLSEFEDKL; translated from the exons ATGGTGAAGTTCACAGCTGAAGAGCTTAGAAACATTATGGACTACAAGCATAACATTCGTAATATGTCTGTTATTGCTCATGTGGACCATG GAAAATCTACTCTCACCGACTCTCTGGTGGCGGCTGCTGGTATTATTGCTCAGGAAGTCGCAGGTGATGTCAGAATGACAGATACACGTGCAGATGAAGCTGAGCGTGGTATCACCATCAAGTCCACTGGTATTTCACTATATTATCAGATGACTGATGAATCCTTGAAGAACTTCAAGGGAGAGAGAAATGGGAACGAGTACCTCATCAACCTCATTGATTCACCTGGGCACGTTGACTTCTCATCTGAAGTGACTGCTGCCCTTCGTATTACTGATGGTGCACTTGTTGTGGTTGACTGTGTAGAAGGTGTCTGTGTCCAGACAGAGACTGTGCTCCGTCAGGCCCTCGGTGAAAGGATTCGTCCTGTCTTGACAGTTAACAAGATGGACAGGTGTTTCCTTGAGCTTCAGGTTGATGGAGAGGAGGCTTATCAGACATTTTCCAGGGTTATTGAGAATGCTAATGTTATCATGGCTACATATGAGGATCCCCTTCTCGGTGATGTCCAGGTCTATCCCGAGAAAGGTACTGTTGCTTTCTCAGCTGGATTGCATGGGTGGGCTTTCACTCTCACCAACTTTGCCAAGATGTATGCTTCCAAGTTTGGAGTTGACGAGTCTAAGATGATGGAAAGGCTGTGGGGTGAGAACTTCTTTGACCCTGCCACCAAAAAGTGGACCACCAAAAATACCGGGTCTGCTACATGCAAGCGTGGGTTTGTTCAATTCTGTTATGAGCCAATCAAGCAGATTATTAACACTTGCATGAACGATCAAAAAGATAAGCTCTGGCCAATGTTGCAGAAGCTTGGTGTAACCATGAAATCTGAGGAGAAAGAGTTGATGGGCAAGGCACTGATGAAGCGTGTGATGCAGACCTGGCTTCCTGCAAGTACTGCTCTTCTGGAAATGATGATCTTTCATCTGCCATCTCCTTCCACAGCTCAAAGATACCGTGTGGAAAACCTGTACGAGGGACCTCTTGATGATCAATATGCCAATGCCATCAGGAACTGTGACCCAGAAGGGCCACTCATGCTTTATGTATCCAAAATGATTCCAGCATCAGACAAGGGTAGATTCTTTGCTTTTGGTCGTGTGTTTGCTGGTAAGGTTTGTACTGGTATGAAGGTCAGAATCATGGGTCCCAACTATGTACCTGGTGAAAAGAAGGATTTGTATGTTAAGAATGTGCAGAGAACTGTTATTTGGATGGGTAAGAAGCAAGAAACTGTTGAGGATGTCCCTTGTGGTAACACTGTTGCTATGGTCGGTCTTGATCAATTTATTACCAAGAATGCAACATTGACCAATGAGAAGGAAGTCGAGGCCCATCCAATCAGAGCAATGAAGTTTTCTGTCTCACCAGTTGTGCGAGTTGCTGTTCAGTGCAAGCTTGCATCTGACCTTCCCAAGCTTGTTGAAGGGTTGAAGCGTCTGGCTAAGTCTGATCCTATGGTTCTTTGTTCTATTGAAGAGTCTGGAGAGCATATCATTGCTGGTGCTGGAGAACTCCACCTTGAGATCTGCTTAAAGGACTTGCAGGATGATTTCATGGGCGGTGCTGAAATTATAGTGTCTGATCCTGTTGTGTCCTTCCGTGAGACTGTCCTTGAGAAGTCTTGTAGGACTGTGATGAGCAAGTCTCCTAACAAGCATAACCGTTTGTACATGGAAGCTAGACCCATGGAGGAAGGTCTTGCTGAGGCTATTGACGATGGACGCATTGGCCCTAGGGATGATCCCAAAGTTCGTTCCAAGATCTTGTCTGAGGAGTTTGGTTGGGACAAGGATCTTGCAAAGAAAATTTGGTGCTTTGGTCCAGAGACAACTGGTCCCAAcatggtggtggatatgtgtaaGGGAGTTCAGTACCTGAATGAAATTAAGGATTCTGTTGTTGCTGGTTTCCAGTGGGCTTCCAAGGAAGGTGCATTGGCTGAAGAGAACATGAGAGGTATTTGCTTTGAAGTCTGTGATGTTGTTCTTCATGCTGATGCTATTCACAGGGGCGGTGGCCAAGTCATTCCCACTGCTAGGAGGGTTATCTATGCTTCTCAGCTTACCGCCAAGCCCCGCCTGTTGGAGCCTGTTTACCTTGTGGAGATTCAGGCTCCAGAGCAAGCCCTTGGTGGCATCTATGGTGTTCTGAACCAGAAGCGTGGACATGTGTTCGAGGAGATGCAGAGGCCAGGAACTCCTCTTTACAATATCAAGGCTTACCTTCCTGTCATCGAGTCGTTTGGATTCTCAGGTACCTTGAGGGCTGCTACATCTGGTCAAGCTTTCCCACAATGTGTGTTCGATCATTGGGACATGATGTCATCTGATCCATTGGATGCTGGTACACAAGCTCATCAACTCGTCCTTGATATCCGCAAGAGGAAGGGTTTGAAGCAGGCGGTGACTCCTCTGTCTGAGTTTGAGGACAAGCTATAA